attcactcattcattcatgcatctTCTAAACAGCTTTTCCTCACTAGGGTCGTTGGGGGTTGGAGGGTGGGGGGAGCCTAtgccagcgctcatagggcggaAGGCATCTAAACACATTATAGCCTGGAATAGTGATAGCGGAGTCTGGCACGCTCTTTTTAAGCCATCCCCAGAATCCCCAGAATCTCGGGTTCAGAGTTGTGGACCCAAACCTTTATCTGATCTATTTTAGGCAACAGGCTTCTGGCGTTCACGTGGAGGAAACCCAGAGATGTGCAAGAGCAGAAGTCAGAAAAGCTTAGGTTCAAACCAGGGTTATCAGAGCAGAGAGATGTAGCAGTAGGACAGGTACCAGAGAGTGTAGAGCTAGATACATCACAAGGACCGGGACGAACATGAATATTACCCGACAACATCAGTAGTAGCATAATCAAAGCACGGCAGAGTGTTAACTGGTAGTTgggatgttttttcatttcatacatGCTTTTGTCAGAGCAGGACTTAACAGAGGGCAGCAAAATCATATTGTGGAGCAGATTCATAATATGACATGACAGCAGTGGCAGAATACAGAAAATCGTGTTATTGGCATTATGTGTCAGTTCGAGTGCCCTGGTTAACAGAAGAGCATCATTGTCCCTGTTTGATGTGTAAGTGCCAGCTGTCTCACGGCCAGGAAGTACCGCACTCAAATGGGTTGGTAGCCTAAAGTAAACTACAACTGATTTGctttcttaattatttttttcttcgtattttctgtgttgttttgtttgagttactgtctggttctttctttctttccacatctgtacagtcctgtcttctccttttctaatatgtttttggtcattgtagctttgattggacacagcagagagacaggaaaggccggggagagagaggggccgccctgcagcaaagggcctgacgtgggattcaaacccacgactcagcctggacaagctggagtTCTGCAGCACGTGAGCTCCCAGGACGCCCagctttctctgtcctgtcagctgattttagctgcttttggaaacacacacacacatatagtttcAGCTCgctcacattttctgtaaagccttgtttggatttgtactttgtatgtgtgtgtgtgtgtgtgtgtgtgtgtgtgtgtgcgcgtgtgtgtgtgtgtgtgtgcgcgtgtgtgtgcgtgtgtgtgtgcttgctcatactgtctcagtactcacatcctctcaggctgtcagctggaatccagtcttttacatgttccagcctgtagggatgaacacaaaaccatcatcctcttcatcgtcatcatcatcatcatcatcatcatcatcatcacctgcaggtcaaCTTGAGCACATGATcccaacacactgtggctgctctgattggctgatctctctctgtctttctgtccagtcctgaggccactgagcactttggatatttcccaggaaatgctgcctgcactgactgtgtccagcacaagaaccaagcaaccaagctgctccgcctggactgactccacccctctactgacctcagaggactgactccacccctctactgacctgagagtcttcaggctgcagtttggactctccaccagagcagacagcagctccactcctgaatcctgcagctggttgtcactcaggtccagctctgtcagatgggggttggacgtCAGAGCCAaagccagagaagcacagcagctctctgacaagctgcagtcactcagtctgaatgaagaataaaaaatacaagtataagacaggaagagagcagatacaaaacatgttttcagttatttcacctttttttgttaagtacataactccacatgtgtttattcatagttttgattccttcagttagaatctacaatgtaaatagtcatgaaaataaagaaaacgcattgaatgagaaggtgtgtccaaacctttggcctgtactgtatatatatatatatatatatatatacatacactactcacaaaaagttagggatatttggctttcgggtgaaatttacggaaaatgtaaaaagttcacactacagtgatattatatcatgaaagtagggcatttaagtagaagcatacactggtgatttcctcatctcaaacaatttcttgaaacaaaagccaacaacagtggtggatataccacaacaaaaaatgtcagtgtcaataacttgtcatgtgcccttgagcatcaattccagcttgacaacgacgtctcatgctgttcacaagtcgacttattgtctgctgaggcatggcatcccactcttcttgaagggcggccctcaggacattgaggttctggggtacagagctccgagcctctacacggctcagctgatcccataggttttctatgggattcaggtctggagaaagtgcaggccactccatttgaggtaccccagtttCCAGCAgtcgttccctaatgatacgacctcgatgaactggagcattgtcgtccatgaagatgaaattaggcctttgttgttcatgcaggggcacaatgactggattaatgatgttattcaggtagtatgggcttgtcactgtaccattcataaagtgtagggcagttctgtactgactagactcacctgcccacacagtaacaccaccaccaccaaaggctcgtctggtgacaacagtggctgatgcatagggctctccttgacgtctccaacatcgttggcggccatcatttctgctcaacatgaatcgtctttcatcagagaacagcactgaggcccactggtccctcgtccagcgtaaatgctccctggcccatgcaagacgatgacacctgtgcctggtggtgtggtcaggtacccttgcaggtcgtctagcacgcagaccatgctgatgtaaacggtttcgaatggtctgacgtgacacttgggtgcctctcacctcccttaaacgtgcctggagttgagtggcattcatcatctggttccgcagggcactgttcacaatgaagcggtcatcagtgtgggatgtggccaaaggacgtccacttctatgcctttctgtgactcttccagtctctctgtatctctgttgcaacctgctgatgacactctgtgacactctaagctcagtggccacttccgtctgaggacatcctgtttgaggcctcgcaatggcgaggtgctgctgatcagactgtttaaataccaattctaattgaaccaggaaatttattggtcgattcatggatcaaacacctgttgtgaattttgccgttaagctccttgttagagaacagcaacttgtgcaaaaagtactgaaacactgaacagttggacatgtgcattcaaaagtttacagaaggtcacattaagttcacctgtaaaggttataatgcattttaggttcatcctgaaatttcacccgaaagccgaatatccctaactttttgtgagtagtgtatactttatatataataatatacatatatatgtgtatataaagTATGGATGTGGAAGTTAACGCGTTATTAACTAATTAACGCAAAATCCTTTTAAAGGTGACAATTTTTTTAACGGCCGATTAACGTGGTGGTGTTTGAACCTTTGCCCACtctgcaactttcctcctgcctctgcaaaattgtttaatgcgcacagcgcgattaccggcaaaTGGCCAACCCTAATCAAccgtgttgtctgtgtcattgtccgttgtgctgctgcaactgcatataaacaaaagtgggtttataatgaaagtacggcagtctgtgtgcgtggCGCActtgtcagatctggcagaccggGTGCCGCGGCCGTTGCCGGCGCAGTGCTGgccggaggtaacttcctccttcttcagaaagcatCCAATtgacagccggagcagcacTTGTCAGACCTGAccggccggcaccaggtctgccggatctaaTGGGTGTGCCGCGCATTCAGACtgccgtactttcattataaaccgacttttgtttatatcgAGCGGTTAGCAGCGCCCGAGCAGCAGACGGACGTCACTGACATAATGACAGTAATGTTTTCAGCGAatcaacaatcagagaaaatataacaCATCAGAAACTGGAGTGGTTTAGAGCCTATGTAAGACTTGAGCTTGTTCATACTCACAAATGAGTACACATGAGGAGTGGAAAATTTTACAATAGAAaagtcagatttggcgtgagatttctctcttgagcgtgagagcgtgagattgaggctgaatgcgtgACTGTCGCGGCCagtgcgtgagagttggcaaccctgccaGTGGACACCTCTACCACCTGTAAACTTTCCACAGTGGTCGCCAGATGGGTGGCTACATCATTACAATGTAATGTTGCAGTTATGCCCATCTGTTATTTGTTGGGCTTGAGTTTAtaatttcagcctttttttattttttactatgtgcaccttattattattattattatttttacatcttttgttACTTGGAGATTCTGGACAGTATTTGTCATcattgcaataataataaacatgctgcATTAGTAGAAAGCAAGTATTTGTCTACTCCCATGTTGATATGCgtattaaaaacttgaaaaatatctgtttaaggtagatttagaacagataaaaaatatgtgattaatttgctattaatcatgattaactaTGGACAATCATGTGATTaatctgattaaatattttaatcgATCCACAGACctaatatatatctatatctatatctatatatatctatctatatctatatctatctatatctatatctatatatatctatctatatctatatctatatctatctatatatatagatatagatagatagatagatagatagatagatagatagatatatcgatagatagatagatagatagatagatagatagatagatagataccgtatttcaccaattaatcgcccgggcgtttaatatgcaaaatcgacttggaccccgggcgtttaaaagaaccaggcggctattcgctgcaggcctttatttatttttgcaccaggtcattattgtgatgatagttactgtccaacatattttcagtcggtcgatttaatattactgtacacccttttgttctaacgttagctagcgctcttattttgacagaaaacggaagtgccgcacagttattgtgcggctaactgtttacttctgcaaaaataaggtgaatagccttaatttgggttacctcattatgatgcaaataatcgccccggcggttattcgggtgggcgtttaatacacaaaatgcgtgcagaccccaggcgtttataagaacccggcggctatttgcggccgggcgattaattggtgaaatacggtagatagatagatatatttatatatctgtatagaaagatagatagatagatagatagatagatagatatagatatatatttatatgtatatagatatatagctaaatttgtaatatttatactactactatatttattttttatgaactgcagtgagaaagtgtcagactctcagtgcatgcagccaaaataaaatcaaaataataatatagcctactttgtgtgttcagctaatgtgtgtaagtggtgtgtgtgttaagactgtgactctgcaccgcgtCCGGTACAAGCAAAGTTTTcaaactgactttatatcagaaaccagccggtaagagcgagcagatggttaaaaaaaacccaaccgctgtgtcggcagtgagagacgTGACAccagtcgcattcagccccaacccctaaccctacctctgctcaaaagcactgCGTCTGttactatcagtgattacagaccgagggaagaaCGAGCTGGAAAacacctgaccgctactgaagagaggcacgacgtgagctgtcacacctgagagagtgacagagaggctgtcactgtgtgtgtgtgtgtgtgtgtgtaggggagggtcgctgtgtgtgactggcctatcacacagcgtggacacagtcagctacccaatgaagattttcattcatcatgagcgcggatattgactcatattactcggataatactcgtactcggcaaaagtgctatatccgtaccggatactcgtttcagccgagtatccggctcatccctataaacaataataggctaattattcttaaataaatgaatatgttgtcATTGTAAAGTCTGGTCCCCGCAGTGTCTGCCTAAAAACATTCTGgcctttggacaaatggagttgatgagccctaatgtgttttattttcttccacaAATCACAGCAGAGATCTGTCAAAAAGAGCTCACCAGCTGAGACggttgttagttacttgtcaaacctcacaaagcatgcatgcatccatgatacagaacctgaccaaccatcctcacaaaaactaaaagaaccagaagccccgactttaaaaaagcacaacatatacttcacagcaatatcagccttacAGACATTTAGTGCTATTGATTGATTGCTATATGAttaaaacaatatccatatatttatgtcatcattaaaaagtgctgtctgacctgagagtctccagtctgcagtttggactctccagtccagcagacagcagctccactcctgaatcctgcagctgccagttctcactcaggtccagctctgtcagatgggggttggacttcagagccgaggccagagaagcacagcagctccttGACAACCCGCAGtcactcaatctgaataaagaataaaatatgtagctataattttcagtgttttggatatttatcagacagagatttttcaaaatattcaaaaaggaagaACAAACCAATGTAatcattattataacaattatattaatggtaatactgataataacaattcatatttatattacacctttATAGCAAatttccaaagtgctttacaaaaccatcagagtaaatgaaaagataaagataacacaaatgaaaagacatcaaaatattaaaagcacaaataaacaaacgaaatgaaagcaagaaatgataaaaggtctaaaataattcaaattcagtgctaaatactgtagaagtgaaaacagccataggtacgtccataaataacaaatgaatggttcagtgaaaagtcctcagatgccttcagtctaccatcttctcagagtaaaactggagaacaagagcttctgcatcacatgacaccagcacccagtctctggaccaatcagggccaaagttatgagcatttcaacagactgaccaggtggtggcagtagaggtgggcccatcagtatattgatataatatgcaTAGTGTGATATGaaatcagatatcatgtgggatatggtaatatcttatggcttcagtgttgtcctctcctgcttttaaaggctgcattacagtaaagggatgctgttttctcaacttattagacgctcctcgctgctctgttattggcctcagcctgctcgctcatcatatgaataagtaagtaagtaagtaaattttatttcctgcaataaaatacagggataaacaacagaaaacacatccatattactaatgactgttcatCAGCTCGGTTGTTTATCAGTCACAGGTGTGTTAATTGCAGACAGGAGCTCACACAGGTGTATTAAGTCTCCTGAGTTCCTTCACCTCTCTGCTCTTCGGGTGAGGAGGatctctttgttctttgttcctgAGTGCATCTGAGTGAGAAGTTCATTCCAGATTATTTGTtacaagtcatgtttatttttctattgttGCCTGAGCAGTAACATCATTGTTGACTAGACCAGACTGGCAGTAAGACTACCAGTGTGGTCTAGTGAACAGcgtgaactgatgaagccacttggataaggggcaaaacgtcttctagacatataactaagtccagttgacctgattcagtttccttCAGATACAGAAGAAACcaagcagtagaaacctgatgctcaacttcaattacacagaaaaaacctggttctgattttgaagtattgtaggggtgagctgctatgagcatcaccatcatgttgcctctttttaccctggactgcctgaagtatattttttctcacagaatcaatcctttatcctgaatatttagagaactacatatctttattgtatttctgatggtgtcaggtatggaagcagctctacactgtttgtataatgttgatttcacatcaggacttactgagccttcctgcagttcctcacagctgggatcagtctccgtcgtccctcatctgatgtgttgtacgccttcaggtccaactcatccagaacctcctctgacatctgcagcatgtaggccagagctgagcactgGATCTCAGAGAGTTCCTTCcctgatctgttctctgacttcagaaactcttggatgtcctgatgtactgagaggtcgttcatctccatcaaacagtggaagatgttgatgcttctgtcaggagaGACACTGAAGGTGTTCATTGCCTTCAGGTTGTAGATGactctctggatgtcttctgctctgccctctgtctgacccagcaggccttCTAAGCGCCTCTGGTTGgaccccagcaggcctcctaagcgCCTCTGTTTGgaccccagcaggcctcctaagagcttctggttggactccagtgagaggccatgaagaaaacggacaaagaggtccaggtgaccatttTTGCTCTGCAGGGCTTGAGACATGACTGTCTTCAGGAAGATATCCAACGATGGCTCATTGTAAACTCCTTTATTCTTGCGTGTTctcatgactctggccagtacctttgtgttcctgttgttgtagcagtggaagatgtagactgcagcgagaaactcctgaatgctcagatgaacaaagcagtagacttttctctggaagagcacacactcggttttgaagatctctgtgcacactcctgagtacaccgaggcctctctgacatcaagaccacactcctccaggtcttcttggtagaacatcaggttgcctttctccagatgttcaaacgccagcctgcccagcttcagaagaacttccctgtcagtctccatcagctcctgctgactcctgtcatgtctctcatcgtacttgtgcttcttcctgtgtgtctgaaccagcaggaagtgtgagtacatgtcagtcaggctcttgggcagctctcctctctggtctgtagtcaacatgtgctccagaactgtagcagtgatccagcagaagactgggatgtggcacatgatgtggaggctcctggatgccttgatgtgtgagatgattctgctgaacagctcctcatcactggatctcctcctgaagtactcctccttctggaggtcagtgaaccctcgcacttctgttaccctgtcgacacatgtaggagggatctgattggccgctgcaggtctggaagttatccagaggagagctgagggaagcagattccctttgatgaggtttgtcaacagcacgtctactgatgacGTCTGTGTGACATtagacacgacctcattgttctggaaatccaataaaaacctgctttcatccaggccgtcaaagatgaacacgactttagagacggcgagcttctctgctgtgaccgtctgtaatgttggatggaaaacacagagcagctggagaagactgtagcgctcatctttgatcaagttcagctcccggaatgAAAGCAGagccacaagactgacatgttggttttccaagccctctgcccagtccagagtgaacttctgcactgagaaggtttttccaatgccagcaacgccctgcgtcacaactactctgatgtgtgtgtcttggccaggtaagggtttaaagatgtcctggcacctGATTGAAGTGTCatccatcttggatgttgtctccagctgccacacctcatgttgggtattaacctcttccctccttccctgtgtgatgtagagctcagtgtagatcctgttgaggggggttccagttcctgctgcagcagttccttctgtcacaaattcacatctcctcctcagactgatcttatgctcgtctaaaacctcctgcagaccgctgtccactgggctggtttgactgggtgtctgcagtccaggtcttgttctggatctttctccacactggggacaggcaggatctcctgatggatcagactggtcccagtctgaggtgatgcaccgtctgcagaaccagtgtccacagctggtggagactggatccctcaggagctcctgacacaaagcacagcaggacagctgctccttcacatcacctcgagtcctcttcctgtccctgtggagatgaaagcactttgtttatgtttagacaacattacGTTTTAACtcaaatcttaaaatctttatttaaaacCATGTCATAAGCTCTTATGTCTCTTATGTCACTTtctgtgactacatttacatggactgCAATATTCTAATATCAATGCAATTAAGATATTATTTAGAAGACTAAATGTCCATGCAAGCAGCAAGACATCCACTTTGAGTTTCTGCAGCAGATTTTGACAAATACttgacagctcatgttttttttttgtactttttattgtgaatctgcaaaagaaaagttgaccaacaacaaaagcaaaaaatctccacaataCAGGGTGAGGAGGAAACTCACTGCAACAAGTTTTCAACAAGCAAAAGAGCACGACACCCCCTTGACTTaaccctgagattagtcaccatggttacgactccagtgaagacccaataacgtgtgtgtgtgtgtgtgtgtgtgtgtgtgtgtgtgtgtgtgtgtggggctgtggccgctgtgtgtgtgacatgcacatcagtctaagcagcacaggatcagatttctctgtcagtcagtgtgaatctaaacttcagactcaggtgtgtgaagaacttgtgagtgcaggtgcacgtggaaatgttctcaggtgttttggtgcaaaacatcaaacagcatcacagtttgtggaaaacagcacagagccagatgtgttctggttgaacagctggattgcagagcagggagcagtcatttctctctttgcagtctcttttcttgatatcctctctacttgctctgctatataatctcatgtcatcatattccatcaggctcacagtctaacagctgtcttactttgtgtctgaagctcCAGGTCCATTACTGAAGCCTGGAGGATGAactttagaccagtcactcttcatggacagacagctggacactgcagactctgctctgccctcctcttcctcctcacagtcactcatcttctgatttaagtctaaaaggtgcacacacacacacacacacacacacacacacacacacacacacaccagggatgATATATGTGTTGATGTTCTAGTTTCCTAATGGACAACaggcattaactgtattaaatggagtcagtgcagctgcacataaataatgtgtgtttcaacatatttttgtggaaacGTCAGTTATTTTGGtgctattttatatttagtgtatatttataataagtaatagtttttttcttcttcatttccaacaatgttattttgcaaaagtatgttttattcattttattattattatttttggtcaTTCTTTATACTGATctcatgtatgtaaatgtaattttttttattaacatcttgctaattatttgttgtattttttgttgctgatttgctcattttttttttttttttttttttttttttaccatgtctCAGAAAGTAATAAGTGAATTTACACAGGTGACAGagggttaataatacacacacacacacacacacacacacacacacactgaaacacacacacacacacacacacacacacacagttgtcccTGTCTTCATAGATCACATGTTGCTCTTCACTCCTCCTGACTCACTTTGCTGAGATGTGAATGTCGTCTTTCttactgaatatattttacactcactgaaaaataaagacttaaaaaaatgaattaaaatctcagtgtctgaatattttcccagagcaacagcagtcaTCCCTACATTAACCATATAGAGGGATTTGGTCAAGAAATATCTCTATATTTGATTTAGTCTCTATCACCTCacagtgaaatttgacattttaatttgaagttgtcatggcgaccagtttcatgcatgcagcgtttggtctctgtaaaggagccgggagccgctgatgatctgcacaaattAATGCAGATTCTcaaataatttgtgaagcacAAATTCACTTTAGGAATGCccaaatgaaagagtgtgaatgcagcagagctcatggacatgtttcctgtttctgtccaatccagaggctgcgttccagacgctgcgctcaccagcaaatcctggtgacgtcatgaaacctgcaaatctttctttcagtagttttggtggcgcaccgtgttcccttcatgtctttttcttgttgttgttctcagagaacagagcctcagcacaaaaacacaaactcctttccatcaaagcttcaaagcagatgatgctttcttgttaaggagccacaggtttggcccttattctcttttctgtgttgagggagCAGAGGCCTGTTCTccccctgacaaacaggaaacactttgcctcCTGTTCaggctgcaaaaagaaaaagccacaggcctgttcagggccctgggaacacagggggcCTGCTCAGTTTGCAAACTATTTagagatttgtattttttttattaattaatttattcatttgttaatTTTCCAGTGGCGGGTTTCACACAGtacagatcagtctgtatttcctgtggaataaatggaattaaacggctttaaaaacgtgctgtctgacggatagaactggctaacatttgtttttaccgcctgatgagattttttttttcatcaccacaaagaaaatgatcactgctttactttttacatttatttctaacagatgaactcaacagtgaaaatgaagctTGAAAATGACGTCAGACAAAAGTGTCGActcacagcagaagcagaagattctttctttctttctttctttctttctttctttcttcttggacttgaacTCAAAGCtcaaacagaaatcctctcctgccGTCTaaacgtgtgcagctcttctacatcatgacagtgagacagtccaacattaatgatgatgatgagcctcctggtcgcggctcgtccgaaccttcaaccaaactttcactttcacttgtgctgcgttcacgtcctcatcggACTCATGGGATAATTCAGCAGTTCCCACCTGCATCCCTGCGCTTTGGGACTGTGGACGTCATGAGATTATAATCTGATGCCGTGAGGGCTTTGGCCAGTCAGCTCACACTGCTCCCTGTTTCATTTAAACCCccgcagaggaaaacaaagcatcTGGGGACAAAATCTCCTCAGAcgtgacttttactttgaaatgttcCGCTGTGGCCCGCTGAGGTTTTAACAGAGCAGATTTGTTTTCGTTCACAGAAAACTCCGTGCCGTGAGCTGACACTTTGAAACGTCACTTCGTGTTAAATCCAGACTTTATTGGGCGATTTGGTGAGGCGTTCACGTGCACTTCCTGCCGGGAAGCTGAACTGTCTGATAATCCCGACACCACCTGAATGCGGCATGACTCAGCTGACGT
This genomic interval from Myripristis murdjan chromosome 19, fMyrMur1.1, whole genome shotgun sequence contains the following:
- the LOC115378091 gene encoding protein NLRC3-like is translated as KISLRRRCEFVTEGTAAAGTGTPLNRIYTELYITQGRREEVNTQHEVWQLETTSKMDDTSIRCQDIFKPLPGQDTHIRVVVTQGVAGIGKTFSVQKFTLDWAEGLENQHVSLVALLSFRELNLIKDERYSLLQLLCVFHPTLQTVTAEKLAVSKVVFIFDGLDESRFLLDFQNNEVVSNVTQTSSVDVLLTNLIKGNLLPSALLWITSRPAAANQIPPTCVDRVTEVRGFTDLQKEEYFRRRSSDEELFSRIISHIKASRSLHIMCHIPVFCWITATVLEHMLTTDQRGELPKSLTDMYSHFLLVQTHRKKHKYDERHDRSQQELMETDREVLLKLGRLAFEHLEKGNLMFYQEDLEECGLDVREASVYSGVCTEIFKTECVLFQRKVYCFVHLSIQEFLAAVYIFHCYNNRNTKVLARVMRTRKNKGVYNEPSLDIFLKTVMSQALQSKNGHLDLFVRFLHGLSLESNQKRLEGLLGQTEGRAEDIQRVIYNLKAMNTFSVSPDRSINIFHCLMEMNDLSVHQDIQEFLKSENRSGKELSEIQCSALAYMLQMSEEVLDELDLKAYNTSDEGRRRLIPAVRNCRKAQLSDCGLSRSCCASLASALKSNPHLTELDLSENWQLQDSGVELLSAGLESPNCRLETLRLSDCSLSESCCASLALALTSNPHLTELDLSDNQLQDSGVELLSALVESPNCSLKT